The genomic interval TGTTTCGGCGACGGACTGTGGGAGAACACCTTCGGTATCGGCCCCGGCACACGGCCGATCGTGACCAGCACGGGCTGTCCGCACCGCTGCATCTTCTGCACCAGCAACCCGGGCTGGCGGCAGAGCGGGCGCAAGCTCTACGAACCGGTACCGCTATCGCATCTGCGGCACTGGGCCTTCCTGCTCCGCAACGTGTTCGGAGCGCACAAGCTCATCGTCCTCGACGAGATGGTCAACGTCAGACCGGACTTCGAGGCCATGTTACAGGCGTTCAACGATCTCGACCTGACCTACGACTTCCCCAACGGGGTGCGCGCGGATCACCTCAGCCGTGAAGCGGTTGCACTGATGCAGGGACGCGTATCCATGCTGAGCGTCTCGGCGGAGAGCGCAAGTCAGACCGATCTCGACGGCCCGATCGGCAAGAAGCAGAAACTCGACGCCATCGACCGGGTTGCGGCCTGGTGTCGGGAACTCGGCGTACCGCTGATGGCGCACTACATCATCGGCTTCCCCTGGGAGACGCCGGCTCACGTCAGCGGCACGCTGGCGATGGCCTGGGATCTGTACGAACGCCACGGGGTGTGGCCGTCGGTGCAGTTCGCCACGCCGATTCGTGGCACGGCGCTGCACGAGCAGTGCGTGGCACTCGGCCTGATCCCACCCGACGGGGTCGATCTCAAGGATGGGGCGCTCTTCCAGCATCGCCCGTGCTTCGACCCGCCCGGTTGTCCACCCGATTACGTCCGCCGTGCGCGCACCGCCTTCGACATGAAGCTTTCCGCGCGCGCCGCCCGTAAGCTCATCGTCAACATCACTTACGCCTGCGGCAATCGGTGCGTGTTCTGCGCCACCGGCGATCGCATTACGGCCATGCTCGGCTGGGACAAGATCGAGGCCGTGCTCCATGAACACCGGGCGGGCGGGACCGAACATCTCGACATCGACGGCGGCGAACCCACCCTGCATCCCCGCCTCATCGACGCCGTGACCCTGGCTCGCCGCCTCGGTTACCGCTCGATCAACGTCACCACCAACGGGCGCATGCTGCGCGATGCGGCCTTCACTCGACGGCTGTTCGACAGCGGCATCACCCACCTGCTGATTTCCCTCCACGGCGCCACCGCCGACGTGCACGAGGCGGCCACGGCGGCTCCGGAAAGCTTCGAGCAGACGATGAGCGGCATCGACAACGCCATGGCGCTGCGCCCCGCCGATGTGCCCGTGGGCCTGAACGTCACCGTCACGCGCTGCAACGTCGACCATCTCGTGCCGCTGGCCGCCCTCGCCGTCGCCAGGGGTTTCTACAAGATCAACCTCCAGCTCACGACCCCGTTCGGGCGGGCCTACGAGGAGGTGGCACCGCCACTCGAAGAGGCGGCCCGGGCCGTGATGGACGTCATCGACCGCTACTCGAAGGCGATCGACATCGCGATTATCAACGCTCAGTTCTGCGCCTTCCCCGGCTACGAGCAATACGTCGCCGCCGACCTCCAGAAACTGGGCCGGACGATGATTTTCGCCGCCGACCCGCGCTTCCCCGAGCAGGTCAACCTGTACGAGTGGCTGAGTGCCCGCCGCGAAAAACGCGCGGTCTGCAACGACTGTCCGTGGACAACGGTCTGCGACGGCTTCCAGGTCTTTGCGCAAGAGGAGCCGGACATGCGCATCGAACGGGCTCGGCCCGCGATCGCACTGGCGTAGCCGATGACCACGTTGCAACTGGGTCGAGAAACGGTCGAGTACGCCGATGTCGTCGTCGACGTCATGATCGGCTACGAGTGCAACGTCCAGTGCGACTACTGCTCGATCACCGACGAGATGCGCCGCGAAAGCTTGCCGACCGCCGCGATTCTGGAGCAGTTGCAGGACGCCCGGGCGCGCGGCGCCACGCGCGTGAGCTTCGGCGGCGGCGAACCGACGATCCGCCGCGGCCTCTTGCCGCTGGTGCGCTGGTGCCGGGATCGCGGGTTCACGTCGATCA from Candidatus Binatia bacterium carries:
- a CDS encoding radical SAM protein, which encodes MVRLLFINPPLVLDDDFIDYPYFANHGLLCCAGAAARAGAAVEVYDAFALPSSGRYRRSDGGFVLGVPHADFAATLPSGAYDVVVLGAPVFLRIEAAYPETDALIATLRARYPRAVFVLTDAYVGGQHYVDYDGAAVLRRYPQLDAIVKYPGGRRFGDPEYIATLGGSRHVLTDAGERAAGPLQAFYFVDGIDLVHYDRFLDRCFGDGLWENTFGIGPGTRPIVTSTGCPHRCIFCTSNPGWRQSGRKLYEPVPLSHLRHWAFLLRNVFGAHKLIVLDEMVNVRPDFEAMLQAFNDLDLTYDFPNGVRADHLSREAVALMQGRVSMLSVSAESASQTDLDGPIGKKQKLDAIDRVAAWCRELGVPLMAHYIIGFPWETPAHVSGTLAMAWDLYERHGVWPSVQFATPIRGTALHEQCVALGLIPPDGVDLKDGALFQHRPCFDPPGCPPDYVRRARTAFDMKLSARAARKLIVNITYACGNRCVFCATGDRITAMLGWDKIEAVLHEHRAGGTEHLDIDGGEPTLHPRLIDAVTLARRLGYRSINVTTNGRMLRDAAFTRRLFDSGITHLLISLHGATADVHEAATAAPESFEQTMSGIDNAMALRPADVPVGLNVTVTRCNVDHLVPLAALAVARGFYKINLQLTTPFGRAYEEVAPPLEEAARAVMDVIDRYSKAIDIAIINAQFCAFPGYEQYVAADLQKLGRTMIFAADPRFPEQVNLYEWLSARREKRAVCNDCPWTTVCDGFQVFAQEEPDMRIERARPAIALA